The following are encoded together in the Tribolium castaneum strain GA2 chromosome 3, icTriCast1.1, whole genome shotgun sequence genome:
- the LOC655783 gene encoding uncharacterized protein LOC655783 → MATMMYPTLTKSQSMRSKRKSAVELLAESKPFYVKSEIVRDTTQAIPTRLPNPGPLGYGGYNRSKSVNVAPHGTNYRPTTLPQYMAVSPSRSLPPLSHRRSVHLGSNDLLQNKLRQLLVCDSAEELSVEQMAPLSPPAEYAQRCHKSLPDLHCRAEPSSNKSSNKSLSNRDSGGSSGHYTQRSEPAPPPRQFLQDSRRDSGSSTQHSGGSSYYCCQEPDCRARQAYPPPSTFKRQKCLRYKRDRPILRSKSDISDRYWRPPEQPPTSHLEQFFEHLGMTSDSYEEMLTNSRSSESPVFFSDVSTVDSSRPLDNVDYCPSSFRTSEPPSIVERNARIIKWLCNCRKSQLT, encoded by the exons ATGGCCACCATGATGTACCCCACTTTGACCAAGTCGCAAAGCATGCGTTCGAAGCGCAAGTCTGCAGTGGAGCTCCTCGCCGAGAGTAAGCCCTTCTACGTGAAGTCAGAAATTGTGAGGGACACCACACAGGCCATCCCCACGCGGCTGCCCAACCCGGGGCCCCTGGGATACGGGGGCTACAACAGGAGCAAGTCGGTCAACGTGGCGCCCCACGGAACCAACTACAGGCCCACCACACTGCCCCAGT ataTGGCCGTATCCCCCTCCCGCTCCCTGCCACCCCTTTCGCACCGCCGTTCGGTGCATTTGGGCAGCAACGACCTTCTCCAAAACAAATTACGGCAGTTGTTAGTTTGTGATAGTGCGGAGGAATTAAGTGTCGAACAGATGGCACCTCTGAGTCCTCCCGCCGAATACGCACAAAGGTGTCACAAAAGCCTTCCAGATCTTCACTGCAGAGCTGAACCTAGTTCGAATAAAAGTAGCAACAAGAGTCTTTCCAATAGGGACAGTGGGGGCTCCAGTGGACATTACACGCAACGGAGCGAACCGGCACCGCCCCCGAGACAG tTTTTGCAGGACAGCCGTCGCGACTCCGGCTCCAGCACGCAGCATAGCGGGGGCAGCTCGTACTACTGCTGCCAGGAGCCCGATTGCCGCGCCCGGCAAGCTTACCCACCCCCCTCGACTTTCAAGCGTCAGAAATGCCTTCGATACAAACGTGATCGGCCAATCCTTCGCTCGAAATCGGACATCAGCGACCGGTATTGGCGCCCCCCGGAGCAGCCGCCCACCAGCCACCTGGAGCAGTTCTTCGAGCACCTGGGGATGACCAGCGACAGCTACGAGGAGATGCTGACCAATAGCCGGTCGTCGGAAAGCCCCGTCTTCTTCTCGGACGTCTCCACCGTGGACTCCAGCAGACCGCTCGACAATGTCGATTACTGCCCCTCGTCGTTCAGAACCAGCGAGCCGCCTTCGATAGTCGAACGCAATGCCCGCATCATCAAATGGCTGTGTAACTGTCGAAAATCGCAGTTGACGTGA
- the LOC103313545 gene encoding titin isoform X2, producing MKTAGDVSNEATALDTESFSDSDDLNPLRCWDCNINFTSKHFLYDHLFHHIKQPQVQLTRVQLPPLKITLKSKTGNSFEIVTSPINSPLSSDNLAELEEEKSESQETHDEETEEQEEETNVNFSPTFAEVNIPASPANSDKIDEVMGDGSECGSIPGAEPTPPPEPSADYPKIRIKTTGLLKEPLTITEITDDNPEGEINEAREEGKRDNGWNNSMEDPLKLPGTDDILSIFNNNERAKDFGFTTSDSEFIPLDRLDDRNRGALQLYNQNQMNQNPLNSLAGLPMEALAQQVSRLQPGGNGMHQQNVLINIQQFPQAPPPHPPPYQPPHMYHPPPQPMYPQPYQPYQPPNPMYYPPASGYPQHMPPPPQPQMPPMGQPPQMVQPPSSQAQQNPPYRPMGPRQQPPPRQMQPQRMPGPAMNQRQPMVRQRAPMVRPRGGGMTAVRSIRPRMPVQNGHVRHPPVKRTQEQIQALQAKKKRLDVLTPDKDDEDCQVICMQPKNTDGGLPQIESVQGGTAEPSESSVMHLSDSITLSVRNPQPRPQSPKKADAKAVANILATRGITVTATPKPKEKNDTQKNASSIPAQLNLNSAVSIIPSAKNNNKPNPSGKDPHLPTVDLTDDTSSVSQQMKPSVPAQKPAQRQGLPFRCDLCPAQYPNAIGLSKHRQNYHKTNSGMCEIGVPLVNLKQPGIFQKLSSLGIFNYIPLPSSGPDGMFALPIINARNPGNVAALGATTMLTLGPVRNIPRPQVNGTHQGANKQSK from the exons ATGAAAACCGCTGGGGATGTTTCGAACGAGGCGACGGCCTTGGACACTG agaGTTTTAGCGACAGTGACGACCTAAACCCCCTGCGATGTTGGGATTGCAACATAAATTTCACAAGTAAACACTTCCTCTACGACCACCTTTTCCACCACATCAAGCAGCCGCAAGTGCAACTCACTCGCGTCCAACTACCGCCCCTCAAAATCACCCTCAAAAGCAAGACCGGAAACAGTTTCGAGATTGTAACTTCGCCGATCAATTCTCCCTTATCGAGCGACAATCTGGCGGAGCTCGAAGAAGAAAAGAGCGAAAGTCAAGAGACGCACGATGAAGAAACGGAAGAGCAGGAAGAAGAAACAAATGTGAATTTTTCGCCGACTTTTGCCGAAGTAAATATACCGGCATCGCCTGCCAATAGTGACAAAATCGACGAAGTGATGGGGGATGGGTCCGAATGTGGGAGTATTCCGGGGGCGGAGCCGACGCCGCCTCCAGAGCCTTCGGCCGATTATCCCAAGATTAGGATTAAGACGACCGGACTGCTCAAGGAACCCTTGACTATCACGGAGATTACTGATGATAATCCCGAGGGAGAGATAAATGAAGCGAGAGAGGAGGGGAAAAGGGATAATGGGTGGAATAATTCCATGGAGGATCCCTTGAAGTTGCCAGGGACTGATGATATACTCtccatttttaataacaatgaaAGGGCCAAGGACTTTGGGTTCACGACCAGCGATAGCGAGTTTATCCCGCTGGATCGATTGGACGACAGGAACAGGGGGGCTTTG CAATTGTACAACCAGAACCAGATGAACCAAAACCCCTTGAACAGCCTGGCGGGCCTTCCCATGGAGGCTCTAGCCCAGCAGGTGTCCCGCCTCCAACCCGGGGGCAATGGAATGCACCAACAAAACGTCCTCATCAACATCCAACAATTCCCCCAAGCACCACCACCTCACCCTCCTCCCTACCAACCTCCCCACATGTACCATCCCCCACCACAACCCATGTACCCTCAACCATACCAGCCGTACCAACCGCCCAACCCTATGTACTACCCGCCTGCCAGCGGTTACCCCCAACACATGCCCCCACCCCCTCAACCCCAAATGCCCCCAATGGGCCAACCGCCCCAAATGGTACAACCCCCATCGTCCCAAGCCCAGCAAAACCCACCGTACCGGCCCATGGGGCCCCGCCAACAGCCCCCACCCAGACAGATGCAACCGCAGCGAATGCCCGGTCCAGCCATGAACCAGCGACAACCCATGGTGAGGCAAAGAGCCCCAATGGTACGTCCCAGAGGCGGTGGCATGACCGCAGTGCGCAGCATCAGACCCAGAATGCCGGTCCAGAACGGCCACGTGAGGCATCCACCCGTTAAAAGAACCCAAGAGCAAATCCAAGCCCTTCAAGCGAAGAAAAAACGTCTAGATGTTCTAACACCGGATAAAGACGACGAGGATTGTCAAGTGATTTGCATGCAACCCAAAAATACAGATGGGGGGTTACCCCAAATTGAGAGCGTCCAG GGTGGTACGGCTGAACCGTCCGAAAGTAGTGTAATGCATCTCTCCGATTCTATAACTCTGTCGGTTCGGAATCCGCAACCGAGGCCTCAAAGCCCCAAAAAGGCCGATGCTAAGGCCGTGGCTAATATTTTGGCAACGCGGGGAATCACCGTAACGGCCACTCCCAAGCCCAAGGAGAAAAACGATACTCAGAAAAATGCTTCCTCGATTCCGGCGCAACTTAACCTCAACTCGGCCGTCAGCATTATTCCATCagccaaaaataataacaag cccAATCCCTCGGGCAAAGACCCTCATCTTCCCACCGTCGACTTAACCGACGACACTTCCTCCGTCTCCCAGCAAATGAAGCCTTCCGTCCCGGCCCAGAAGCCGGCCCAACGGCAGGGGCTGCCCTTCAGATGCGACCTGTGCCCAGCGCAGTACCCCAACGCTATAGGTTTGAGCAAACACCGGCAGAACTACCACAAGACCAACAGCGGCATGTGCGAGATCGGCGTGCCTTTGGTCAACTTGAAACAGCCGggcattttccaaaaattgagcTCGCTGGGTATTTTCAACTATATTCCCCTTCCGTCGTCGGGCCCTGACGGCATGTTCGCATTGCCCATTATCAATGCGCGAAACCCCGGCAATGTGGCGGCCCTGGGGGCCACCACCATGCTCACTTTGGGGCCCGTCAGGAACATACCGCGCCCCCAAGTGAATGGCACGCATCAAGGTGCCAATAAACAAAGCAAATGA
- the LOC103313545 gene encoding titin isoform X1 produces MTPKMKTAGDVSNEATALDTESFSDSDDLNPLRCWDCNINFTSKHFLYDHLFHHIKQPQVQLTRVQLPPLKITLKSKTGNSFEIVTSPINSPLSSDNLAELEEEKSESQETHDEETEEQEEETNVNFSPTFAEVNIPASPANSDKIDEVMGDGSECGSIPGAEPTPPPEPSADYPKIRIKTTGLLKEPLTITEITDDNPEGEINEAREEGKRDNGWNNSMEDPLKLPGTDDILSIFNNNERAKDFGFTTSDSEFIPLDRLDDRNRGALQLYNQNQMNQNPLNSLAGLPMEALAQQVSRLQPGGNGMHQQNVLINIQQFPQAPPPHPPPYQPPHMYHPPPQPMYPQPYQPYQPPNPMYYPPASGYPQHMPPPPQPQMPPMGQPPQMVQPPSSQAQQNPPYRPMGPRQQPPPRQMQPQRMPGPAMNQRQPMVRQRAPMVRPRGGGMTAVRSIRPRMPVQNGHVRHPPVKRTQEQIQALQAKKKRLDVLTPDKDDEDCQVICMQPKNTDGGLPQIESVQGGTAEPSESSVMHLSDSITLSVRNPQPRPQSPKKADAKAVANILATRGITVTATPKPKEKNDTQKNASSIPAQLNLNSAVSIIPSAKNNNKPNPSGKDPHLPTVDLTDDTSSVSQQMKPSVPAQKPAQRQGLPFRCDLCPAQYPNAIGLSKHRQNYHKTNSGMCEIGVPLVNLKQPGIFQKLSSLGIFNYIPLPSSGPDGMFALPIINARNPGNVAALGATTMLTLGPVRNIPRPQVNGTHQGANKQSK; encoded by the exons ATGAC aCCAAAAATGAAAACCGCTGGGGATGTTTCGAACGAGGCGACGGCCTTGGACACTG agaGTTTTAGCGACAGTGACGACCTAAACCCCCTGCGATGTTGGGATTGCAACATAAATTTCACAAGTAAACACTTCCTCTACGACCACCTTTTCCACCACATCAAGCAGCCGCAAGTGCAACTCACTCGCGTCCAACTACCGCCCCTCAAAATCACCCTCAAAAGCAAGACCGGAAACAGTTTCGAGATTGTAACTTCGCCGATCAATTCTCCCTTATCGAGCGACAATCTGGCGGAGCTCGAAGAAGAAAAGAGCGAAAGTCAAGAGACGCACGATGAAGAAACGGAAGAGCAGGAAGAAGAAACAAATGTGAATTTTTCGCCGACTTTTGCCGAAGTAAATATACCGGCATCGCCTGCCAATAGTGACAAAATCGACGAAGTGATGGGGGATGGGTCCGAATGTGGGAGTATTCCGGGGGCGGAGCCGACGCCGCCTCCAGAGCCTTCGGCCGATTATCCCAAGATTAGGATTAAGACGACCGGACTGCTCAAGGAACCCTTGACTATCACGGAGATTACTGATGATAATCCCGAGGGAGAGATAAATGAAGCGAGAGAGGAGGGGAAAAGGGATAATGGGTGGAATAATTCCATGGAGGATCCCTTGAAGTTGCCAGGGACTGATGATATACTCtccatttttaataacaatgaaAGGGCCAAGGACTTTGGGTTCACGACCAGCGATAGCGAGTTTATCCCGCTGGATCGATTGGACGACAGGAACAGGGGGGCTTTG CAATTGTACAACCAGAACCAGATGAACCAAAACCCCTTGAACAGCCTGGCGGGCCTTCCCATGGAGGCTCTAGCCCAGCAGGTGTCCCGCCTCCAACCCGGGGGCAATGGAATGCACCAACAAAACGTCCTCATCAACATCCAACAATTCCCCCAAGCACCACCACCTCACCCTCCTCCCTACCAACCTCCCCACATGTACCATCCCCCACCACAACCCATGTACCCTCAACCATACCAGCCGTACCAACCGCCCAACCCTATGTACTACCCGCCTGCCAGCGGTTACCCCCAACACATGCCCCCACCCCCTCAACCCCAAATGCCCCCAATGGGCCAACCGCCCCAAATGGTACAACCCCCATCGTCCCAAGCCCAGCAAAACCCACCGTACCGGCCCATGGGGCCCCGCCAACAGCCCCCACCCAGACAGATGCAACCGCAGCGAATGCCCGGTCCAGCCATGAACCAGCGACAACCCATGGTGAGGCAAAGAGCCCCAATGGTACGTCCCAGAGGCGGTGGCATGACCGCAGTGCGCAGCATCAGACCCAGAATGCCGGTCCAGAACGGCCACGTGAGGCATCCACCCGTTAAAAGAACCCAAGAGCAAATCCAAGCCCTTCAAGCGAAGAAAAAACGTCTAGATGTTCTAACACCGGATAAAGACGACGAGGATTGTCAAGTGATTTGCATGCAACCCAAAAATACAGATGGGGGGTTACCCCAAATTGAGAGCGTCCAG GGTGGTACGGCTGAACCGTCCGAAAGTAGTGTAATGCATCTCTCCGATTCTATAACTCTGTCGGTTCGGAATCCGCAACCGAGGCCTCAAAGCCCCAAAAAGGCCGATGCTAAGGCCGTGGCTAATATTTTGGCAACGCGGGGAATCACCGTAACGGCCACTCCCAAGCCCAAGGAGAAAAACGATACTCAGAAAAATGCTTCCTCGATTCCGGCGCAACTTAACCTCAACTCGGCCGTCAGCATTATTCCATCagccaaaaataataacaag cccAATCCCTCGGGCAAAGACCCTCATCTTCCCACCGTCGACTTAACCGACGACACTTCCTCCGTCTCCCAGCAAATGAAGCCTTCCGTCCCGGCCCAGAAGCCGGCCCAACGGCAGGGGCTGCCCTTCAGATGCGACCTGTGCCCAGCGCAGTACCCCAACGCTATAGGTTTGAGCAAACACCGGCAGAACTACCACAAGACCAACAGCGGCATGTGCGAGATCGGCGTGCCTTTGGTCAACTTGAAACAGCCGggcattttccaaaaattgagcTCGCTGGGTATTTTCAACTATATTCCCCTTCCGTCGTCGGGCCCTGACGGCATGTTCGCATTGCCCATTATCAATGCGCGAAACCCCGGCAATGTGGCGGCCCTGGGGGCCACCACCATGCTCACTTTGGGGCCCGTCAGGAACATACCGCGCCCCCAAGTGAATGGCACGCATCAAGGTGCCAATAAACAAAGCAAATGA